One region of Streptomyces rishiriensis genomic DNA includes:
- a CDS encoding MurR/RpiR family transcriptional regulator: protein MSAETETGGAVPGVPGRGAAAGPGVPGPGASGPGAPGAAPGAGVPDSPAARLQALFEVHRLTPTQRRIAHSMVRRAADVPFLSSVELAELAGVSQPSVTRFAVALGFDGYPALRKHLREVAPAERTAGPVSRNEYQQAVEAEIENLKHLAELLADPRPVQRAGRLLAASRPLPVLGLRAAASQAYGFAYFAAKVHPDVRLLNEGGTMIHDRIDAAVRAGASALLCFALPRHPREVVDTLAYAREAGLSVVTVADSAFAPVAKVSDLLLPAAVGTGLAFDTACAPMLLGRVLLEAMCDDLPDAQARLEEFDARAAARGLFVE, encoded by the coding sequence ATGAGCGCGGAGACGGAGACCGGTGGGGCGGTGCCGGGAGTGCCGGGCCGAGGAGCGGCGGCAGGTCCGGGAGTACCGGGTCCGGGGGCATCGGGTCCGGGGGCACCGGGCGCGGCACCGGGGGCCGGTGTGCCGGACAGTCCCGCCGCTCGGCTGCAGGCGCTCTTCGAGGTGCACCGGCTGACGCCGACGCAGCGGCGCATCGCGCACAGCATGGTGCGGCGCGCCGCCGACGTGCCGTTCCTGTCCAGCGTGGAGCTGGCCGAGCTCGCGGGCGTCAGCCAGCCGTCGGTGACCCGCTTCGCGGTCGCCCTCGGCTTCGACGGCTACCCCGCCCTGCGCAAGCACCTGCGCGAGGTCGCCCCCGCCGAGCGGACGGCCGGCCCGGTCTCCCGCAACGAGTACCAGCAGGCCGTCGAGGCCGAGATCGAGAACCTGAAGCACCTCGCCGAACTGCTCGCCGATCCCCGCCCGGTGCAGCGGGCGGGCCGGCTGCTGGCGGCCTCCCGCCCGCTCCCCGTGCTCGGACTGCGGGCCGCCGCCTCCCAGGCGTACGGGTTCGCGTACTTCGCCGCCAAGGTCCATCCGGACGTACGGCTGCTGAACGAGGGCGGCACGATGATCCATGACCGGATCGACGCCGCCGTCCGGGCGGGTGCCTCGGCCCTGCTCTGCTTCGCGCTGCCCCGGCATCCGCGTGAGGTCGTCGACACCCTCGCCTATGCCCGGGAGGCGGGGCTGAGTGTGGTGACCGTCGCCGACTCCGCGTTCGCGCCGGTCGCCAAGGTCTCCGACCTGCTGCTGCCGGCCGCCGTCGGCACCGGCCTCGCCTTCGACACGGCGTGCGCGCCGATGCTGCTCGGACGGGTACTGCTGGAGGCGATGTGCGACGACCTGCCCGACGCCCAGGCCCGGCTCGAGGAGTTCGACGCGCGGGCGGCGGCGCGGGGGCTCTTCGTGGAGTAG